GCCCAGGCGGCAAGGCTTTCGCGGACATAGGCGCTGGTCGAACGCGCACTACGGCCGGTCAGGGACACCTGTGATTCGAGGATCCTCATCGACGCCTCCTTGCGCCTCGGAAAATAGGCAGGCCCTCGCCGGCATCAGTTCCTTCTTGTCCGGCGATCATCTTTGTTATCGGTCGGCGAGAGAGGATACTTGAGAGCCGCGGAATAATTCTGATACGAACCGTGACAAACGCCGCTCAGGCCGCGCGCCGCCGCTGCGGTGCCCAGACCGGCCGGTTCCGCCGCCGCGCAAAACGCCAGGCCCAAAAAACGCCGTAGATGAAACCGCCGATATGCGCGTACCAGGCGACGCCCGCCGCGCCGGCCGCGGCGCCGATCGATGAAAAAACCTGCAGGATGAACCACAAGCCGAGGAAAATCGCCGCCGGCAGGGTAATGATTTTCGGGATGACGATGATGATGAACAGGGTTTTGACCCGCGCGCCGGGAAAGAAGACCAGATAGGCTCCGAGTACGGCCGAGATCGCGCCCGAAGCGCCGACGACCGGCACGGCGGAAAACGGACTGACCGCCACCTGGCACGCCGAGGCGACGAACGCGCCGGCCAGATAAAACAGTAAAAAGCGCGCGTGGCCCAACCGATCCTCGACGTTGTCGCCGAAAACCCACAAAAAGAGCAGATTGAAGCCGATGTGCAGCAGGCTGCCGTGTAAAAAGGTTCCGGTGATCAAGGTGAAAAACGGCCAGAGCGAGCCGCCGTGGAAAAATCCCCACAGTTGGCGCGGCACCATGGCGAAGGCCAGGCCGTTTTGCGAATCGAATAGCTGAAAAACGTAAACCGCGATGTTCGCAAGCACCAAACCGCCGGTGACGATCGGCAGGCGCGTGGTCGGGTTGAGGTCTTTATAGGGAATCATGGCCGCGTCTCGATCAATACACGCCGTGATCGTACAGGATCCGCAGACCGATCAGGAGCAGGACCACGCCGCCGGCCAGTTCCGCCCAGCGGCCGATACGGGCGAATCCCTTGATCACCCGCCCCAGTTGCATGCCGAAGGCGGTCAACACGAAAGCCATGACGCCGATGATCAGCGCTGGGGTCCAGATCTCGATTTTCAACATCGAGAAGCCGATGCCGACCGCGAGCGCGTCGATGCTGGTCGCCACGGAAAGCATGACCAACGTGCCGCCCTTGGTCGGATCGGCGGTCGGTGCTTCTTCCTTTTTCGGGATCAGCGAGTTGTAGATCATCCGCCCGCCGACCATACCCAAGAGGCCCATCGCCAGCCAATGATCGACATTTTCCAATAAGGCGCGAACCGACAAGCCGGCGCTCCAGCCGATCAGGGTCATGCCGGTCTGAAAAAGCCCGAAGTGCCAGGCCAAACGAACGGTTCGCCGCACGCCGACGGCCTGCAGCGACACTCCGCCTGCCAGCGCGACCGTGAAGGCATCGATCGCCAGCGCGAAGGAAATCATCAGGATTTCGCCCAGACTCATGAGTCGCCCACTCCCAGCCGGTTTCTCCGTTGCGCCAGCATAGCGTTTTTTCAAAGGAATGAAAGGCTAGCGGAAATCAGGATTTCCCCAATCATTACGCTAAAATACTGAATAATTAGGCCACCCTTACGAAAGTAATTGCTTTTACCAAACGGTAGGATTAGCATTTTTCTTCAACGCAGGATTTTCATCCATACCATTGACGTGAAAAAAAACCAATCCTTCCACTGGAGGGCCAGAGAAATGAAAACTAAGTTCCTTTTTTCCCTCCTATCAGCATTGATTTTCATCGTGCTGGGCGTCGCCTCGATCGGCCTTGCCGCGTCAATCGGTTCGCCGGTGATGATGCTCAACGACCCCGAGGACGCCATTTTGAGCGATCCGGAAGCGGATTTATCCACGGTAGTCGATGAGGAAGTGACGCTGCACATCGTCCAGCCGGCCCATGGCCTGCGGATCAACCAAAACGAGACGCTCGAGTTGTCCGCTAAAGTGCTGATCGACAACGAGACGCTGGACGATGCCGATGTGCAATGGTTCAGCGACCTGGACGGCTATCTCGGGCGCGGCGGCGATTTGCCCGTGGACGGCTTGTCGACCGGCGTGCACGTCATCGAAGCCAAGGCAGGCGGCCTGACCGCTTCGATCGCGGTCGGCGTGTTTGCCAAGTCCTGGACGGTCATCGTTTACATGTGCGCCGACAACAATCTGGAAAGCTACGGCATCGCCGATGTGAACGAAATGGAGCAGATCGGCTCCGACGCCAACGTCAATATCCTGGTTTTGCTCGACCGCATCACCGGATACGACACGAGCAACGGCAACTGGACCGATACGCGCGCCTTCTACGTCACCGCCGACACCAGCACCACCGTCCTCAACAGCCAATTGCTCGGCTCCTGGGGCGAGCGGGCGATGGACGATCCGGAGACGCTCCACCAATGGGTGACCTATTCGATCCAGAATTACCCGGCGGCGCATTACGCGGTCATTCTCTGGAACCACGGCAGCGGCTGGCCCAAGGGCGTGCGGCAAGTGACCAAGGGCGTCGGCTACGATGACACCTCCGGCTCGGGCAAGCACATGGACATCTGGGGTGTGCGGCAGGCGCTGCGCGCTTCGTTGACCGACACGGGCCTGAGCAAGATCGACGTGCTCGCCTACGATGCCTGCCTGATGGCGATGGCTGAGGTCGGCTACGAAACGCGGAACGAAGCCTCTTATTTCGTCGCCTCCGAGGAAACCGAACCCGGCGACGGTTACGAATACCAGCGCTGGTTGGCCAACCTGAAAGCCAATCCGGCGGCGACCGGTCTGCAAGTCAGCCAATACCTGGTTTCCGCCTATTACGGCACCAGCTACGCCACCTTGTCCGCCGCCGACATGGGGCAAACGGCGAATCTGGTCAGCGCGATGAACAGCCTCTCGTCCGCCTTGATCAGCGCCCTGCCGACCTATAAAAGCAAGATTTCCTCGGCGCGCTCCAAGACCAAGAAATTCTACGAGCCGACCTATCTGGATCTGTACGATTTCTGCACCAACTTGAAGAGCCAGTCCGTGCCGACCGCGGTCAAAACGGCCGCCACCAACGTGCAGACGGCGATCACCTCGTACATCAAGTACAAGGGCGGCAAGGCCACCAAGAGCTACGGCGTTTCGATCTGGTTCCCGTCCGCTTATGACGCCACGTTGTTCGCGTCCTACGCCAACAACACCCAGTGGGGCCTGGATGTGAACTGGTTCGATTTCCTCGACACGTATTATTGATCGCTCCGCGCGAACGATCGCGACGCGGCGCCGCCTCCGGCGCCGCTTTTTTTTAACGTCGGCCAATCCTTGACACCTTTTTCCGCCCGGCTCAGAGTATCAATCGGCGACTTAATCATTCCCCGGAGGTCGAATCCATGACCAGGCGACTGCAACTGATCGCGTGGTGTTTTGCGTCGTTGGCAATTCTGGCACCGAGTGCCATTATGGCCGATTCGCTGCCGATGACTTTCGATCTGGAACTGGCGAACGGCGCCTACGTGCCACTGCAAAGCGGCCGGCCGCTCGTCTCCTTCGACCCGCAGGATCGCCCGCAAGTGGATCTGGCGGGCAACTGGAAAAAACTGCGCCTGGGCATCAGCCACGATCTATCCCTGCAGCCGCGTGACTCCGCCTGGTTCACCGCCGTCGCGGTGGAAAACGGCGGCGCCACACTCGCCGACTTCGACGATTCTTCTTGGGACGACCACACCCTGCCCGGCGTCGAAAACGTCATGCCCGCCACACCGGAAGATCCGGCCGGAGCGGAGGTCTGGTCCGGCGGCATTTATTATCGCCGGCACATCGACGTGCCCGCCGACTGGGACGGCCGGGTCGTACGCCTGGTTTGCCTGGCCGCCGACTACATCGCCGACCTGTGGGTCAACGGCACGTGGGTCGGCTACCACGAAGGCGGCTATGCGCCCTTCGCCTTTGATCTCTCGCCTTATCTAGTCTACGGCGGCGACAACGTGATCGTCTGGCGCATCGACGCGATGCCCTGGGCTATCCGGATGGATATCCTCCCCAACCTGTTCGCCACCGACTGGCAGCACTACGTCGGCGTGATCCAGGACGTTTACCTCGAGGCTTCGCCGCCGGCGCATCTCGTGCGCGCCGACGTGCTGCCGCAAAACCTTGCCGGCGACCTGGACGTTTCGCTGGTGGTCGAAAACCGCGGCGACGCCGACCGCAAAATGACCGTCCGCCTCGCGGCCTACGAACTGGATGCCGAACATCCCGATTACCTGAGCGATCCGGTCGCGGCCCATTTGCTCGGCGAACCGGCGGAGCTGCGGCGCGAGACGGAAGCCTTCGCCATCGTGCCCGCCGGGCAATACCGGCGCGTTGAGTTGGCGCCGCGCCTCGTCACCCCCATGCCGTGGACCCCAGCGGAACCGCACCTGTATGCGCTGGTCGTCGAACTGGTCGGCGGCAAAGAAGTGCTCGACACCTTCGTGACGCAGTTCGGCGTGCGCACCGTAAGCGTGGGCGAAGGCGCCAAGGTGTTGCTGAACCGGCGGCCGGCCTTCTTTACCGGCGTCGCGCGCCACGAGGATTGGCCCGACAGCGGTCGCACGGCAACGGTCGCCAAGATCGCCGCGGATTTGCAAATCGTCCGCGACACCAACGTGCGTTTTCTGCGCACCGCGCACTACCCCAATCACCCCGCGACCTACCTGTTGACCGACCGCCTGGGGATCGCGGTCTGGGAAGAAATCCCGGCGTGGTGGATCAACCAGATCTCGATTCCGATCCTGCTGGAGCGCGGCCTCGCCAAGCAAATGTGGCGCGAGATGATCTGGAACCAGCGCAACCGGCCGTCGATCCTCTTCTGGAGCCTGTGCAACGAACCGATGTGGTATTTCGTTTTCAACCTGCGCACCTACGTGCGGGATTTGCACGCCGACCTCGACGACAACTTCCCCGACGGCCGGCTGGTTTCGCAAAGCCTCGCCGCCGACGGCGCGGCGCTGACCGGCGCGTCGCAACAGGACGTCGACGTGGCCGGCTGGACGATGTATTTCGGCGTGTTTTACGGCGACGATCCCACCGTCGAATCGGCGGCGTTCCTGCGGCAACAGCACGAGAAGTACCCGGAGATCCCGCTGCTGGTCACCGAATTCGGTTACTGGAGCAACACCGACGGCGGCGCGGAAGCCGATCAGGTGGTGATCGCCCGGCAGACGCTGGCCGGGCTGTTGCCGCTCGCGGCGGTAAACAAAAACGGTCACACGACCGCCGGCTATCTGGCGGCGGCGACCTGGTGGTGCCAGTTCAATTGGTATCGCGTGCAAGACCCGCACAACCAGACGATGGGCCTGATGCACCAGGATCGCGTCACCGCCAAACCGGTTTACGGCACGCTGAAAGAGCTGTACGCGCCCTATTTCGCCATGGGCGGCCTCGGCGAGGAAATGCCGGCCGACGACGATACCGCCGATGACGATACGGTC
This Myxococcales bacterium DNA region includes the following protein-coding sequences:
- a CDS encoding rhomboid family intramembrane serine protease: MIPYKDLNPTTRLPIVTGGLVLANIAVYVFQLFDSQNGLAFAMVPRQLWGFFHGGSLWPFFTLITGTFLHGSLLHIGFNLLFLWVFGDNVEDRLGHARFLLFYLAGAFVASACQVAVSPFSAVPVVGASGAISAVLGAYLVFFPGARVKTLFIIIVIPKIITLPAAIFLGLWFILQVFSSIGAAAGAAGVAWYAHIGGFIYGVFWAWRFARRRNRPVWAPQRRRAA
- a CDS encoding manganese efflux pump, producing MSLGEILMISFALAIDAFTVALAGGVSLQAVGVRRTVRLAWHFGLFQTGMTLIGWSAGLSVRALLENVDHWLAMGLLGMVGGRMIYNSLIPKKEEAPTADPTKGGTLVMLSVATSIDALAVGIGFSMLKIEIWTPALIIGVMAFVLTAFGMQLGRVIKGFARIGRWAELAGGVVLLLIGLRILYDHGVY
- a CDS encoding glycoside hydrolase family 2, translated to MTRRLQLIAWCFASLAILAPSAIMADSLPMTFDLELANGAYVPLQSGRPLVSFDPQDRPQVDLAGNWKKLRLGISHDLSLQPRDSAWFTAVAVENGGATLADFDDSSWDDHTLPGVENVMPATPEDPAGAEVWSGGIYYRRHIDVPADWDGRVVRLVCLAADYIADLWVNGTWVGYHEGGYAPFAFDLSPYLVYGGDNVIVWRIDAMPWAIRMDILPNLFATDWQHYVGVIQDVYLEASPPAHLVRADVLPQNLAGDLDVSLVVENRGDADRKMTVRLAAYELDAEHPDYLSDPVAAHLLGEPAELRRETEAFAIVPAGQYRRVELAPRLVTPMPWTPAEPHLYALVVELVGGKEVLDTFVTQFGVRTVSVGEGAKVLLNRRPAFFTGVARHEDWPDSGRTATVAKIAADLQIVRDTNVRFLRTAHYPNHPATYLLTDRLGIAVWEEIPAWWINQISIPILLERGLAKQMWREMIWNQRNRPSILFWSLCNEPMWYFVFNLRTYVRDLHADLDDNFPDGRLVSQSLAADGAALTGASQQDVDVAGWTMYFGVFYGDDPTVESAAFLRQQHEKYPEIPLLVTEFGYWSNTDGGAEADQVVIARQTLAGLLPLAAVNKNGHTTAGYLAAATWWCQFNWYRVQDPHNQTMGLMHQDRVTAKPVYGTLKELYAPYFAMGGLGEEMPADDDTADDDTVDDDSSDDDDDNDDNNDNDDRAADDDDDNDDIGGCGC